From a region of the Streptacidiphilus albus JL83 genome:
- a CDS encoding NADP-dependent oxidoreductase has protein sequence MRAITQHAFGNPDVLEVAEVPKPVPIPSEVLVRVHAASINPVDTYVRSGAFPLLGEPPFILGWDISGVVEEVVPGVTRFGVGDEVFGMPFFPRAGSAFADYVAVPSRQLAMKPVNLTHIEAASVPLAGLTAWQALVDTAGVTEGDRVLIHGGAGGVGHFAIQIAKARCAHVTTTASSAKHEFVKDLGADEVIDYRTADFARRLRETGVDVVLDAVGGYGDASIAALRPGGRFITIVERTDRDLARRIEAAGRRFAGVTVEPDHTGLERLAALATNGALRPHIQQTFPLAESAEAHRLVESGRTVGKIVLTV, from the coding sequence ATGCGCGCGATCACTCAGCACGCCTTCGGCAACCCCGATGTCCTCGAAGTCGCCGAGGTCCCCAAGCCGGTCCCGATCCCGTCCGAGGTGCTGGTCCGGGTCCACGCCGCCTCGATCAACCCCGTCGACACCTATGTCCGCTCCGGCGCCTTCCCGCTGCTCGGAGAGCCGCCGTTCATCCTCGGCTGGGACATCTCAGGCGTCGTGGAGGAAGTCGTGCCCGGCGTGACCCGCTTCGGCGTCGGCGACGAGGTGTTCGGCATGCCGTTCTTCCCCAGGGCAGGGAGCGCCTTCGCCGACTACGTCGCCGTCCCGTCGCGGCAACTCGCCATGAAGCCTGTGAATCTCACGCACATTGAGGCGGCGTCCGTCCCGCTCGCGGGCCTGACCGCCTGGCAGGCCCTCGTCGACACCGCAGGCGTCACCGAAGGCGACCGGGTACTGATCCACGGGGGCGCCGGCGGCGTCGGCCACTTCGCCATCCAGATCGCCAAGGCCAGGTGCGCCCACGTCACGACCACCGCCAGCTCCGCCAAGCACGAGTTCGTCAAGGATCTCGGCGCGGACGAGGTGATCGACTACCGCACGGCCGACTTCGCAAGGCGACTCCGCGAGACCGGCGTCGACGTCGTTCTGGACGCGGTCGGCGGCTACGGTGACGCCTCGATCGCCGCCCTCAGGCCCGGCGGCCGGTTCATCACCATCGTCGAGCGCACCGACCGCGACCTCGCGCGCCGCATCGAGGCGGCCGGACGCCGCTTCGCGGGAGTCACCGTCGAGCCCGACCACACCGGCCTGGAGCGGCTCGCCGCACTCGCCACCAACGGTGCGTTGCGGCCGCACATCCAACAGACGTTCCCGCTGGCGGAGTCCGCCGAGGCGCACCGACTGGTCGAGTCGGGCCGCACAGTCGGCAAGATCGTGCTGACGGTGTAG
- a CDS encoding 3'-5' exonuclease: MERSEELLNVVDVEATCWDGEPPVGAVNEIIEIGLTVVDLGTGERIGKHRILVRPARSAVSAFCTELTGLTQAEVDTGLDFDGACRLLAAEHRAGTRPWASWGDYDRHQFTRQCQATGTPYPFGHQHTNAKAVFARAHQLRKRPGMAQALRIAELPLEGRHHSGEDDAWNIAALILNLNAQGSWPGTPHP; this comes from the coding sequence ATGGAGAGAAGCGAAGAGTTGCTGAACGTCGTCGACGTCGAGGCGACGTGCTGGGACGGCGAGCCACCCGTCGGGGCGGTCAACGAGATCATCGAGATCGGCCTGACCGTCGTCGATCTCGGAACGGGCGAGCGGATCGGGAAGCACCGCATTCTGGTGCGACCGGCCCGATCCGCCGTCAGTGCCTTCTGCACCGAGCTGACCGGACTGACCCAGGCCGAGGTGGACACCGGCCTGGACTTCGACGGCGCGTGCCGGCTCCTGGCAGCCGAACACCGCGCCGGGACGCGCCCGTGGGCCAGTTGGGGTGACTACGACCGGCACCAGTTCACCCGGCAGTGCCAGGCGACCGGTACCCCGTACCCCTTCGGCCACCAGCACACCAACGCCAAGGCGGTCTTCGCTCGGGCCCACCAACTGCGCAAGCGACCTGGGATGGCCCAGGCGCTGCGGATCGCCGAACTGCCACTGGAAGGACGCCACCACAGCGGTGAGGACGACGCCTGGAACATTGCCGCGCTCATCCTCAACCTCAACGCCCAGGGCAGCTGGCCCGGCACGCCCCACCCCTGA
- a CDS encoding aminoglycoside phosphotransferase family protein: MTRTPEAFSRSTVEREGEGGAAWLAELPVIVEGLLGRWECVPDGEVMHGGVGLIVPVRRRAGGTAVLKVSFPHPGNAHEPDAFAAWGGRGAVLLLERDDERFAMLLERVQASTLAEVDDEDEVATVAGRINRRLAVHAPPNLPRLHERAAAWEEQLRKDAAELTHPLSRYAVDAAVATVRELGHIESDTLVHGDLHARNILRADREPWLAVDPKGYAGDPAYDGGTLLKSRALRLLEADDLRTAVRRTLDVFVEAAELDRECARRWAQFHAVQAAFGARRHGFRIARSGPRLDRLTEFVDRLATLLTERA, encoded by the coding sequence ATGACCAGGACACCGGAGGCGTTCTCGCGGAGCACGGTCGAACGCGAGGGGGAGGGCGGAGCGGCGTGGTTGGCCGAGCTGCCGGTGATCGTGGAGGGGCTGCTGGGGCGCTGGGAGTGCGTGCCGGACGGCGAGGTCATGCACGGGGGTGTCGGACTGATCGTCCCGGTGCGACGGCGGGCGGGTGGGACCGCTGTGCTGAAGGTGTCCTTTCCGCACCCCGGCAACGCCCATGAGCCGGACGCGTTCGCGGCGTGGGGTGGGCGCGGCGCGGTCCTGCTGCTCGAACGCGACGACGAGCGTTTCGCGATGCTGCTGGAGCGGGTCCAGGCATCGACCCTGGCAGAGGTCGATGACGAGGACGAGGTGGCGACAGTCGCGGGGCGGATCAATCGTCGGCTGGCCGTCCACGCGCCGCCCAATCTGCCCCGGCTGCACGAGCGGGCCGCTGCCTGGGAGGAGCAGCTGCGCAAGGACGCCGCAGAGCTGACACACCCACTGTCGCGTTACGCCGTGGACGCCGCCGTGGCGACCGTACGCGAGCTGGGGCACATCGAGTCGGACACCCTGGTCCACGGCGACCTCCATGCCCGAAACATCCTGCGCGCCGACCGTGAGCCCTGGTTGGCCGTCGACCCCAAGGGCTACGCCGGAGATCCCGCCTACGACGGCGGCACGCTGCTCAAGTCGCGCGCGCTGCGGCTTCTCGAAGCAGACGACCTGCGTACGGCTGTCCGCCGCACGCTGGATGTCTTCGTCGAGGCTGCGGAGCTCGATCGCGAATGTGCCCGCCGTTGGGCCCAGTTCCACGCTGTCCAGGCCGCGTTCGGGGCCCGCCGCCACGGGTTCCGCATTGCCCGCAGCGGACCGCGGCTGGACCGGCTCACCGAATTCGTCGACCGCCTGGCCACCTTGCTCACCGAGCGTGCCTAG
- a CDS encoding TIGR02679 family protein produces the protein MSAGSRSLDELRGPEWRRLLAAARRRLERDGWSLDGTIGLTAPDEAERRAVIGVTGRYRPETAKRLTVGLADLDAALHTAYGRGLVAVLALLDGPLRDRPAERRTESGQRDELRAALARSRHAAEPWYAAWAESVDTDGTLTRLLRRGDGQLLGWAVAVLERLPSSELLPSEGRLPSRELLPLPVLAERATGDTKALIPGSPLAALVLRALALRAETEPPRDRVGQRLLWERFGAVADDLASQVLVLNVRAREDHVVAGWLDDAAGFGIPFRLTLQQLTFDPLTPTARDLYVCENPAVLRAAAAELEEDCAALVCTEGVPSAACRRLLDAAVRAGARLHVRADFDWAGLRIAGSLLDAPRSTHWRMSAADYRSALAEGAGAPLVGAPAASPWDPFLAEELAAQDSAVMEERLLPLLLADLTGPGRRASG, from the coding sequence ATGAGCGCCGGCTCCCGCTCGCTCGACGAACTGCGCGGCCCGGAGTGGCGGCGGCTTCTGGCCGCCGCCCGGCGCAGGCTGGAGCGCGACGGCTGGTCCCTGGACGGCACCATCGGCCTGACCGCCCCGGACGAGGCCGAGCGCCGCGCCGTCATCGGCGTCACCGGCCGCTACCGCCCGGAGACCGCGAAGCGGCTCACCGTCGGCCTCGCCGACCTCGACGCCGCCCTCCACACCGCCTACGGCCGGGGGCTGGTCGCAGTGCTGGCGCTGCTGGACGGGCCGCTGCGCGACCGCCCCGCCGAACGCCGCACCGAGTCCGGCCAACGCGACGAGCTCCGTGCCGCACTGGCCCGCAGCCGCCACGCCGCCGAACCCTGGTACGCCGCCTGGGCCGAATCCGTCGACACCGACGGGACGCTGACCAGGTTGCTGCGCCGGGGCGACGGTCAACTGCTGGGCTGGGCCGTCGCGGTCCTGGAGCGGCTGCCCTCCAGCGAACTGCTGCCGTCCGAGGGGCGGCTGCCCTCCAGGGAACTGCTGCCGCTCCCGGTGCTGGCCGAGCGTGCCACCGGCGACACCAAGGCGCTGATCCCCGGGAGCCCGCTGGCTGCCCTGGTGCTCCGCGCCCTGGCCCTGCGCGCGGAGACCGAACCGCCCCGCGACCGGGTCGGGCAGCGGCTGCTGTGGGAGCGCTTCGGGGCCGTCGCCGACGACCTGGCCAGCCAGGTGCTGGTGCTGAACGTCAGGGCGCGGGAGGACCATGTCGTGGCCGGCTGGCTGGACGACGCGGCCGGCTTCGGCATCCCCTTCCGGCTGACCCTGCAACAGCTGACCTTCGATCCGCTCACCCCCACCGCCAGGGACCTCTACGTCTGCGAGAACCCGGCCGTGCTGCGCGCTGCGGCCGCCGAGCTGGAGGAGGACTGCGCGGCACTGGTGTGCACCGAGGGCGTGCCCTCGGCCGCCTGCCGCCGGCTGCTGGACGCGGCCGTCCGCGCCGGCGCCCGGCTGCACGTCCGCGCCGACTTCGACTGGGCCGGGCTCCGCATCGCGGGTTCCCTGCTCGACGCCCCCCGGTCGACCCACTGGCGGATGTCCGCCGCGGACTACCGCTCCGCCCTCGCCGAGGGCGCGGGCGCGCCGCTGGTCGGCGCCCCGGCCGCCAGCCCCTGGGACCCCTTCCTGGCCGAGGAGTTGGCCGCCCAGGACAGCGCCGTGATGGAGGAGCGCCTGCTCCCGCTACTGCTGGCCGACCTCACCGGCCCGGGGCGGAGGGCGAGTGGATGA